The sequence CAACACAAGTTACCGATGTACAGGGCAATCCGCTTGCACACACATTCAGGTGGAGTTTCACAACGATAATTGCACCGGTTCTTTTCAAAACAGGTCAGACGAAAAGCTATGATGAAAACGGTATCGAAGTGATTGATAGCTCTCTCAAAGATGATGGTTACTACCAAAAAGGAGATGATCATAATTATTCCCGAGACAATGCCAACGAGATCGTCACTGACCATAGCAGCGGTCTGATGTGGCAGGATGACGCCAATGTTACCAGTGTTTCGAAACCCTGGTTGACCAGTTCAAATGCTCTTTTATGCTCGGATTCCGGTGACGCAACATCGTCATCTTGTCTTGATACCTCTGGGGATACGGCTGCAACTTATTGCGAAAATCTTACACTAGGTGGGTTTACTGATTGGCGGCTGCCGACACTCAAGGAATTGGAAGGCTTGAGTGATTTTGGCATTTATAATCCAGCTTTGAGCCCGGTGTTTCAACATGTTGTGAGCACAGAAAGTTTTTCCATTTATTGGTCTTCTACATCATATGTGTATTTTCCAAATTTTGCATTGGGGATAAATTTCTATCATGGGGGTTCGACAAATAATTACAAAGATGCCGACGGATTCATCCGGTGTGTAAGAGTCAAGCAGTAATTTTCTCTCCATATCCCGGCAATTACATTTGTTGAATGGTGCCATGGGCTTATGCGAAGTTATAAATCCCGA is a genomic window of Sulfurimonas sp. HSL1-2 containing:
- a CDS encoding DUF1566 domain-containing protein gives rise to the protein MRLLIFPLLAATMTIWFAGCGSGDSTESTSPDGAPLNVLSMSPDGNATGVVPDTNISVTFSALISAATINATSFEIQDESNSSVVGNIVVNGAKAIFDPVGDLSFGTKYTGILTTQVTDVQGNPLAHTFRWSFTTIIAPVLFKTGQTKSYDENGIEVIDSSLKDDGYYQKGDDHNYSRDNANEIVTDHSSGLMWQDDANVTSVSKPWLTSSNALLCSDSGDATSSSCLDTSGDTAATYCENLTLGGFTDWRLPTLKELEGLSDFGIYNPALSPVFQHVVSTESFSIYWSSTSYVYFPNFALGINFYHGGSTNNYKDADGFIRCVRVKQ